A region of Streptomyces halobius DNA encodes the following proteins:
- a CDS encoding non-ribosomal peptide synthetase yields MIPLSFAQQRLWFLSRLEGPSPTYNIPLVVRLTGALDVDALRSALGDVVERHESLRTLFPEANGQPRQHVIPPDQARPELTVVDSSRATLDAEIADACAHAFDLATELPVRTWLFTLSPDEHVLVAVVHHIAGDGWSMGPLARDVATAYTARCKGQTPDWVELPVQYIDYTLWQREVLGSEADPESLITAQLDYWKTALAGLPDQLELPADRPRPVVASHRGDTVPVVLGPEVHRKVIALSQARQASVFMVVQAGIAALLTRLGAGTDVPIGTPIAGRTDEALDDLVGFFVNTLVLRTDTSANPSFGELVDRVREADLAAFSHQDLPFERLVEILNPARSMARHPLFQVVLAFQNAPAADLTMPGLTTAVDPVGGEGAKFDLSFNLGELFASDGSPGGISGTLEYATDLFDEETARGIAERLARFLEAVTADPELPIGQAEILTPQERHQVLVAWNEADRSAPLDSGQHASDGAARRPTAATGTARPAPGATLPDLFEAQAAKTPDATAVTFEGRHLTYAELNARANQLAHHLIDVGIGPESLVAVVLDRSADLVVALLAVLKSGAAYVPVDPTYPAERIAMLFHDADPGAVLTTAAYAPVVAEATRNSRPTVVLDDATTVGDLTARPRTDPDDAHRSRPLAPIHPAYVIYTSGSTGRPKGVVIPHENVANLLDSADGLFGFGPDDVWALFHSFAFDFSVWELWGPLLTGGRLVVVPYAVSRTPAEFLELLARERVTILNQTPSAFYQLVEAEAENPDIGDQLALRSVVFGGEALDTGRLDEWYARHPDRPTLVNMYGITETTVHVSHIALTPESASEHSGRSVIGRGLPGLRVYVLDGQLRPVPAGVTGEMYVAGRQLARGYLNRRALTAERFVADPYGEPGTRMYRSGDLARWRADGTLEYAGRADHQVKVRGFRIELGEIESVLAEHADVAQVAAIVREDRPGDQRLTAYVVGRGAGTLCAGTPDAGTPDVRTPDARTPDVDALRAHLQQRVPDYMIPAAFMTLDALPLTPNGKLDRKALPAPELTADGTGRAPRTPQEETLCAVFAEVLGLPQVTIDDSFFDLGGHSLLATRLTSRVRSALDVELDIRTLFEAPTVAGLAERLKQDGARRPALLPAVRPERIPLSFAQQRLWFLGRLEGPSPTYNIPLVVRLTGALDVDALRAAFGDVVERHESLRTLFPDDNGQPYQRVIDADRARPELTVVESSETTLDAEIADACAHAFDLATELPVRTWLFTLSPDEHILVAVVHHIAGDGWSMGPLARDVATAYTARSKDQTPDWVELPVQYADYTLWQRETLGAEDDATSLISAQLDYWKTALADLPDQLELATDRPRPAVASHRGDSVPIALGSELHQRLTTLAQTRQASLFMVIQAGLTALLTRLGAGTDVPIGTPIAGRTDEALDDLVGFFVNTLVLRTNTADNLTFEDLVDRVRETDLAAYAHQDLPFERLVEVLNPARSMARHPLFQVMLAFQNAPASDLTMPDLTTTIDPIDAGTAKFDLSFGLSELFDDDGSALGITGTLEYAMDLFDRKTAQSIAERLVRFLEAVTADPQLPIGQAEILAPGERKQLLEGWNDTDRPLPDATLPALFEARATETPDATAVVAENEEVSYGELNARANQLARLLIERGAGPGARVAVALPRSVELVTALLGVLKSGATYVPVDPGYPADRITYMLRDAAPAVVLTTNAIRATLPGDDGNVPRISLDRTSLDHLSGADLAEGERSAPLTADTPAYVIYTSGSTGRPKGVVVPHRGLANQAQWTQAEFGVGAGDVMLARTSIGFDVSLWEICHPLIAGAAVCPAPDEATHDLRDLLGYAEQHQVTLASFVPSLLATLPTGLGPGALRQVFSGAEALPTALAHRITTQWNLPLANLYGPSETTIQTTVHHSDSNDDQTATAPIGHPVCNTKLYVLDASLRPVPAGVTGELYITGTQLAHGYLNRPDLTAERFIANPYGQPGTRMYRTGDLARWRADGTLEYAGRTDDQVKLRGFRIELGEIESVLAEHADVAQVAVIVREDRPGDQRLTAYVVSTDNAETMDTSAIRTHLQQRVPDYMIPTAFVALDALPLTPNSKLDRKALPAPDLTTDSTGRAPRTPQEEALCTVFAEVLGLPEVTIDDNFFELGGHSLLAVTLVERLRAQGLPIEVRALFTSPTVAALATTIGREAIAVPANLIPADATAITPQMLPLVDLDQDEIDKITTVIPGGAANVADIYPLAPLQEGIFFHHLMATDGDSDVYVLPTVLGFDSRTRLDTFLTVLQKVIDRHDILRTAVLWERLPEPVQVVCRQATLPVEEVTLPLDTSDPVAALLSAGSSSVDIRRAPLLRMHIAAEPGSDRWLALLQIHHLAQDHTALDVLLDEVRTLLNGHDNQLPEPLPYRNFVAQARLRIPREEHEEFFADLLGDVTEPTAPYGLLNVHGDGTTITQAEQALEPQLAARIREQARRHGVSAATLFHVTWARLTTTLATRDDVVFGTVLFGRMDAGTGSDRMPGLFINTLPVRANTHATTVANAVHTMQNQLANLLTHEHAPLALAQQASGVASQAPLFTSLLNYRHSPASDQQQNAVLDGVDFLHSQERTNYPLTISIDDTGTGFGLTVQATTPIDPQSVCTLLNATTENVVAALETAPHTPLQEIEILGSGEQQQLLETWNNTAQHVPDATLPDLIQAQATRTPDATAVAFESQELTYAELNTRANQLARLLIQQGAGPEQLVAVALPRSLNLIVALLAVLKSGAAYVPIDPGHPADRIAYVLQDANPAAVLTTAETVAALPGQEQHGQGQDVPRILLDQTSLGHLAGTDLTDGERTAPLTADTPAYVIYTSGSTGRPKGVVVPHRALTNFLTSMQERFQLDENDRLLAVTTVAFDIAALELYLPLLTGARTILASHKAVQDPQALRALAHATGATTLQATPSLWHALTTDTSHSLTGIRALVGGEALPTDLARTLTARTASVTNLYGPTETTIWSTAHPLHIAPDTSPAIGRPIANTQVYVLDAALRPVPAGVAGELYIAGNGLARGYLNRRSLTAERFVADPYGEPGARMYRTGDLARWRADGTLEYLARADDQVKLRGFRIELGEIESVLTEHPDVAQATVIVREDRPGDQRLTAYVVGTGTGTPGAGTPDTAALRAHLQQHVPDYMIPAAFITLNALPLTPNGKLDRKALPAPDLTTDSTGRGPRTPQEQTLCAVFAEILGLPQVTIDDDFFELGGHSLLATRLISRIRTALGVELSIRTLFEAPTVAGLAERLGVDKPDDAFEVLLPLRSSGTATPLFCVHPLGSLSWCYAGLTSHIGPEHPVYGLQAKGLLRPGGLPRSPEAMAAEYLAHLRTVQPMGPYQLLGWSFGGNIAYEMAVQLEEQGEEVSLLAVLDAPIDVAEPLSESFVERQVLETLLDSLGHNPEESEIESLDRTNVIAYLRGVYPDWGEKEEVRVNSFVDSALHSGRLLRQFTPRAYAGNMLFFNAEPAEPGMPVSAAPWRKHVSGEITEISVGCAHADMMRANPLAYIGKVVANAMAGKPPLGGNA; encoded by the coding sequence ATGATCCCGCTTTCGTTCGCGCAGCAGCGGCTGTGGTTCCTGAGCCGGCTGGAGGGCCCGAGCCCGACGTACAACATCCCGCTGGTCGTGCGGCTCACGGGCGCTCTGGACGTCGACGCGCTGCGGTCGGCGCTCGGCGACGTCGTCGAGCGCCACGAAAGCCTGCGCACCCTCTTCCCGGAGGCCAACGGGCAGCCCCGTCAGCACGTCATCCCGCCTGATCAGGCCCGCCCGGAACTGACGGTGGTCGACAGCAGCAGGGCGACGCTGGACGCGGAGATCGCCGACGCCTGCGCCCACGCCTTCGACCTGGCCACCGAACTGCCCGTACGTACCTGGCTGTTCACCCTCTCCCCCGACGAACACGTCCTGGTCGCCGTCGTCCACCACATCGCCGGCGACGGCTGGTCCATGGGGCCGCTCGCCCGCGACGTCGCCACCGCCTACACCGCACGCTGCAAGGGCCAGACCCCCGACTGGGTCGAGCTGCCCGTCCAGTACATCGACTACACCCTGTGGCAGCGCGAGGTTCTCGGCAGCGAGGCGGACCCCGAAAGCCTCATCACCGCCCAGCTCGACTACTGGAAGACCGCTCTGGCCGGCCTGCCCGACCAGTTGGAGCTGCCCGCCGACCGGCCCCGCCCGGTCGTCGCCTCGCATCGCGGCGACACCGTGCCGGTCGTCCTCGGCCCCGAGGTCCACCGCAAGGTGATCGCTCTGTCGCAGGCCCGACAGGCCAGCGTGTTCATGGTCGTGCAGGCCGGCATCGCCGCGCTCCTGACCCGCCTGGGCGCCGGTACGGACGTACCCATCGGCACCCCCATCGCCGGACGCACGGACGAAGCACTCGACGACCTCGTCGGCTTCTTCGTCAACACCCTCGTCCTGCGCACCGACACTTCCGCCAACCCCTCCTTCGGCGAACTCGTCGACCGGGTCCGGGAGGCGGACCTTGCGGCCTTCTCCCACCAGGACCTGCCGTTCGAGCGCCTGGTCGAGATCCTCAACCCGGCCCGCTCCATGGCCCGCCACCCGCTCTTCCAGGTCGTGCTCGCGTTCCAGAACGCGCCCGCGGCGGACCTGACGATGCCCGGCCTGACCACCGCCGTCGACCCGGTGGGCGGCGAAGGGGCGAAGTTCGACCTGTCGTTCAACCTGGGCGAGCTCTTCGCCTCCGACGGCTCACCCGGCGGCATCAGCGGCACCCTCGAATACGCCACCGACCTCTTCGACGAGGAGACCGCACGGGGCATCGCCGAGCGGCTGGCGCGCTTCCTCGAAGCGGTGACTGCGGACCCTGAACTCCCCATCGGACAGGCCGAGATCCTCACTCCGCAGGAGCGTCACCAGGTCCTGGTGGCATGGAACGAAGCCGACCGGTCCGCTCCGCTCGACTCCGGCCAACATGCCTCCGACGGCGCCGCCCGGCGGCCGACCGCCGCCACGGGCACCGCCCGCCCGGCCCCTGGAGCCACGCTGCCCGACCTCTTCGAGGCCCAGGCTGCCAAGACCCCCGACGCGACCGCCGTCACCTTCGAGGGCCGGCACCTGACCTACGCGGAACTCAACGCCCGTGCCAACCAACTCGCCCACCACCTCATCGACGTGGGCATTGGTCCCGAGAGCCTCGTGGCCGTGGTGCTGGATCGCTCCGCGGACCTGGTCGTCGCGCTGCTGGCCGTGCTGAAGTCCGGCGCCGCCTACGTGCCGGTCGACCCGACGTACCCCGCCGAGCGCATCGCCATGCTGTTCCACGACGCCGATCCCGGCGCCGTCCTCACCACGGCGGCGTACGCTCCGGTCGTCGCCGAGGCCACGAGGAACTCCCGCCCCACGGTGGTGCTGGACGACGCGACCACCGTCGGCGACCTGACGGCCCGACCGCGCACCGATCCCGACGACGCACACCGCAGCCGCCCGCTCGCCCCCATCCACCCGGCGTACGTCATCTACACCTCCGGCTCCACCGGACGCCCCAAGGGCGTGGTGATCCCGCACGAGAACGTGGCGAACCTGCTGGACTCCGCCGACGGCCTGTTCGGCTTCGGGCCCGACGACGTCTGGGCGCTGTTCCACTCCTTCGCGTTCGACTTCTCGGTCTGGGAACTGTGGGGACCGCTGCTGACCGGCGGCCGCCTGGTCGTGGTCCCGTACGCGGTCTCCCGTACGCCCGCCGAGTTCCTGGAGCTGCTGGCCCGGGAGCGGGTCACGATCCTCAACCAGACCCCGTCGGCCTTCTACCAACTGGTGGAGGCCGAGGCGGAGAACCCCGACATCGGCGATCAACTCGCCCTGCGTTCCGTGGTGTTCGGCGGCGAAGCGCTGGACACGGGACGTCTCGACGAGTGGTACGCGCGCCACCCGGACCGGCCGACGCTCGTGAATATGTACGGGATCACCGAGACGACGGTGCACGTCAGCCACATCGCCCTCACCCCGGAGTCCGCCTCGGAGCACTCCGGCCGGAGCGTGATCGGCCGGGGCCTGCCGGGCCTGCGGGTGTACGTACTGGACGGACAGCTGCGGCCGGTTCCCGCCGGAGTGACGGGCGAGATGTACGTAGCCGGGCGACAGTTGGCCCGCGGCTACCTCAACCGCCGCGCCCTGACGGCGGAGCGGTTCGTCGCGGACCCGTACGGCGAGCCGGGCACGCGCATGTACCGATCCGGGGACTTGGCGCGCTGGCGCGCCGACGGGACCCTTGAGTACGCCGGGCGCGCCGACCACCAGGTCAAGGTCCGCGGCTTCCGCATCGAGCTGGGCGAGATCGAGTCCGTCCTCGCCGAGCACGCTGACGTGGCCCAGGTCGCGGCCATCGTCCGCGAGGACCGCCCCGGCGACCAGCGGCTGACCGCGTACGTCGTCGGTAGGGGCGCGGGCACACTGTGCGCGGGGACACCGGACGCGGGGACACCGGATGTGAGGACGCCGGACGCGAGGACGCCGGATGTGGACGCGCTCCGCGCTCACCTCCAGCAGCGCGTGCCGGACTACATGATCCCGGCGGCCTTCATGACGCTGGACGCGCTGCCGCTGACGCCGAACGGGAAGCTGGACCGCAAGGCCCTGCCCGCCCCGGAGTTGACCGCCGACGGCACCGGTCGCGCCCCGCGCACGCCGCAGGAAGAGACCCTGTGCGCGGTGTTCGCCGAGGTACTCGGGCTGCCTCAGGTCACCATCGACGATAGCTTCTTCGACCTGGGCGGGCACTCCCTCCTCGCCACCCGCCTGACCAGCCGCGTCCGCTCGGCCCTCGACGTCGAGCTGGACATCCGGACGCTGTTCGAGGCACCGACCGTCGCGGGGCTGGCCGAGCGGCTGAAGCAGGACGGCGCCAGGCGGCCCGCGCTGCTCCCGGCCGTCCGGCCAGAGCGGATTCCGCTGTCGTTCGCGCAGCAACGGCTGTGGTTCCTGGGCCGCCTGGAGGGCCCGAGCCCGACGTACAACATCCCGCTGGTCGTACGGCTCACGGGCGCTCTGGACGTCGACGCATTGCGCGCGGCGTTCGGCGACGTCGTCGAGCGCCACGAAAGCCTGCGCACCCTCTTCCCTGACGACAACGGGCAGCCCTACCAGCGCGTCATCGACGCCGACCGTGCCCGCCCGGAACTGACGGTGGTCGAGAGCAGCGAGACGACGCTGGACGCGGAGATCGCCGACGCCTGCGCCCACGCCTTCGACCTGGCCACCGAACTGCCCGTACGCACCTGGCTGTTCACCCTCTCCCCCGACGAACACATCCTGGTCGCCGTCGTCCACCACATCGCCGGCGACGGCTGGTCCATGGGACCGCTCGCCCGCGACGTCGCCACCGCCTACACCGCCCGCAGCAAGGACCAGACCCCCGACTGGGTCGAACTTCCGGTCCAGTACGCCGACTACACCCTGTGGCAGCGCGAGACCCTCGGCGCTGAGGACGACGCCACCAGTCTCATTTCCGCGCAGCTGGACTACTGGAAGACGGCCCTGGCCGACCTCCCCGACCAGCTGGAGCTGGCCACCGACCGGCCCCGCCCGGCCGTCGCCTCGCACCGTGGTGACTCGGTCCCCATCGCGCTCGGCTCGGAGCTGCACCAGCGACTGACGACCCTGGCCCAGACACGCCAAGCCAGCCTCTTCATGGTCATCCAAGCCGGCCTCACCGCACTCCTGACCCGGCTCGGAGCCGGTACGGACGTACCCATCGGCACCCCCATCGCCGGACGTACGGACGAAGCACTCGACGACCTCGTCGGCTTCTTCGTCAACACCCTCGTCCTACGCACCAACACCGCCGACAACCTCACCTTCGAAGACCTGGTCGACCGCGTCCGGGAGACGGACCTGGCCGCCTACGCCCACCAGGACCTCCCCTTCGAGCGCCTGGTAGAGGTCCTCAACCCGGCCCGCTCCATGGCCCGCCACCCCCTCTTCCAGGTCATGCTGGCCTTCCAGAACGCCCCAGCATCCGACCTGACCATGCCCGACCTGACCACCACCATCGACCCCATCGACGCAGGCACAGCCAAGTTCGACCTGTCGTTCGGCCTCAGCGAGCTGTTCGATGACGACGGCTCGGCCCTGGGCATCACTGGCACGCTCGAATACGCCATGGATCTGTTCGACCGGAAGACGGCGCAGAGCATCGCCGAGCGGCTGGTGCGCTTCCTCGAAGCGGTGACAGCAGACCCTCAACTGCCCATCGGACAGGCCGAGATCCTGGCTCCCGGCGAGCGGAAGCAGCTACTGGAGGGCTGGAACGACACCGACCGACCGCTGCCCGACGCGACGCTCCCGGCCCTCTTCGAGGCGCGGGCCACCGAGACCCCCGACGCGACTGCGGTCGTCGCCGAGAACGAAGAGGTCTCGTACGGTGAACTCAACGCCCGGGCCAACCAATTGGCGCGTCTCCTGATCGAGCGGGGCGCAGGCCCGGGGGCCCGCGTGGCGGTGGCGCTGCCGCGCTCCGTCGAGCTGGTCACCGCGCTGCTGGGCGTACTCAAGTCCGGCGCCACGTACGTACCGGTGGACCCTGGCTACCCGGCCGACCGGATCACCTACATGCTCCGCGATGCCGCCCCGGCCGTGGTGCTGACCACGAACGCGATACGGGCTACGCTCCCCGGCGACGACGGCAACGTCCCCCGCATCTCCCTCGACCGCACTTCGCTGGATCACCTGTCCGGTGCCGACCTGGCCGAGGGCGAGCGGAGCGCGCCGCTGACGGCGGACACCCCGGCGTACGTCATCTACACCTCCGGCTCCACCGGACGCCCCAAGGGCGTCGTGGTGCCGCATCGTGGCCTGGCCAACCAGGCACAGTGGACCCAAGCCGAGTTCGGTGTCGGTGCCGGGGACGTGATGCTCGCGCGGACCTCGATCGGCTTCGACGTCTCCCTATGGGAGATCTGCCATCCCTTGATCGCCGGGGCAGCCGTCTGCCCGGCCCCCGACGAGGCCACCCACGACCTGCGTGACCTGCTCGGTTACGCCGAACAGCACCAGGTCACCCTCGCCTCGTTTGTTCCGTCCCTCCTCGCTACCCTCCCCACTGGCCTCGGCCCGGGCGCCTTGCGCCAGGTCTTCTCGGGTGCCGAGGCCCTGCCCACCGCCCTCGCCCACCGCATCACCACGCAGTGGAACCTCCCGCTGGCCAACCTCTACGGCCCCAGCGAAACCACCATCCAAACCACCGTCCACCACAGCGACAGCAACGACGACCAGACCGCTACCGCCCCCATCGGCCACCCGGTCTGCAACACCAAGCTGTACGTCCTCGACGCCAGCCTGCGCCCAGTCCCAGCAGGCGTCACCGGCGAGCTCTACATCACCGGAACACAACTCGCCCACGGCTACCTCAACCGCCCCGACCTCACCGCCGAACGCTTCATCGCCAACCCCTACGGCCAGCCCGGCACCCGCATGTACCGCACCGGGGACTTGGCGCGCTGGCGCGCCGACGGGACCCTTGAGTACGCCGGGCGCACCGACGACCAGGTCAAGCTTCGCGGCTTCCGCATCGAACTGGGCGAAATCGAATCCGTCCTCGCCGAGCACGCCGACGTCGCCCAGGTCGCGGTCATCGTGCGGGAGGACCGCCCCGGCGACCAGCGCCTCACCGCGTACGTCGTCAGCACGGACAACGCCGAGACCATGGACACAAGCGCCATCCGCACCCACCTCCAACAGCGCGTACCGGACTACATGATCCCGACGGCCTTCGTAGCCCTCGACGCGCTGCCGCTGACGCCGAACAGCAAGCTGGACCGCAAGGCCCTCCCCGCACCGGACCTCACCACAGACAGCACCGGCCGCGCCCCGCGCACCCCGCAGGAAGAAGCCCTCTGCACGGTGTTCGCCGAGGTCCTGGGCCTGCCCGAGGTCACCATCGACGACAACTTCTTCGAGCTGGGCGGCCACTCCCTCCTCGCCGTCACCCTCGTCGAGCGCCTGCGGGCACAGGGCCTGCCCATCGAGGTCCGCGCCCTGTTCACCTCACCCACCGTCGCGGCTTTGGCTACCACGATCGGTCGCGAGGCCATCGCGGTGCCGGCTAACCTCATCCCGGCCGACGCCACCGCGATCACTCCGCAGATGTTGCCCCTGGTGGACCTGGACCAGGACGAGATCGACAAGATCACCACTGTTATCCCCGGTGGTGCAGCTAACGTCGCTGATATCTATCCGCTGGCCCCGCTGCAAGAGGGCATCTTCTTTCACCACTTGATGGCTACGGACGGCGACAGCGACGTCTACGTGCTGCCGACCGTCCTCGGCTTCGACTCCCGCACCCGCCTCGACACCTTCCTCACCGTCCTCCAGAAGGTCATCGACCGCCACGACATCCTGCGCACCGCCGTCCTCTGGGAAAGGCTCCCCGAGCCGGTGCAGGTCGTCTGCCGACAGGCCACACTGCCCGTCGAAGAGGTCACTCTCCCTCTCGACACCAGCGACCCGGTAGCCGCGCTGCTCTCTGCGGGCAGTTCCTCAGTGGATATCCGCCGCGCGCCGCTCCTGCGGATGCACATCGCGGCCGAGCCGGGCAGCGACCGGTGGCTCGCACTCCTGCAAATCCACCACCTCGCCCAGGACCACACCGCACTCGACGTCCTCCTCGACGAAGTACGCACCCTCCTCAACGGACACGACAACCAACTCCCCGAACCCCTGCCCTACCGCAACTTCGTGGCCCAAGCCCGCCTGCGCATCCCCCGCGAGGAGCACGAGGAGTTCTTCGCCGACCTCCTCGGCGACGTCACCGAACCCACCGCCCCCTACGGCCTCCTCAACGTCCACGGCGACGGCACCACCATCACCCAAGCCGAACAAGCCCTAGAGCCCCAACTCGCCGCACGTATCAGGGAGCAGGCCCGCCGGCACGGCGTCAGCGCCGCCACCCTCTTCCACGTCACCTGGGCCCGCCTCACCACCACCCTCGCCACCCGCGACGACGTCGTCTTCGGCACCGTCCTCTTCGGCCGCATGGACGCCGGCACCGGATCCGACCGCATGCCCGGCCTCTTCATCAACACCCTCCCCGTACGCGCAAACACCCACGCAACCACCGTGGCCAACGCCGTACACACCATGCAAAACCAACTCGCCAACCTCCTCACCCACGAACACGCCCCCCTCGCCCTCGCCCAACAAGCAAGCGGCGTAGCGAGCCAAGCCCCCTTGTTCACCTCACTGTTGAACTACCGCCACAGCCCAGCCTCCGACCAACAGCAAAACGCCGTCCTCGACGGAGTCGACTTCCTCCACAGCCAAGAGCGCACCAACTACCCGCTCACCATCTCCATCGACGACACCGGCACCGGCTTCGGCCTCACCGTCCAAGCCACCACACCCATCGACCCCCAGTCGGTGTGCACACTCCTCAACGCCACCACCGAAAACGTCGTCGCCGCGCTCGAAACAGCCCCCCACACCCCCCTCCAGGAGATCGAGATCCTGGGGTCGGGCGAGCAGCAGCAGTTGCTGGAGACCTGGAACAACACGGCGCAGCACGTCCCCGACGCCACACTCCCGGACCTCATCCAGGCACAGGCCACCAGGACCCCCGATGCAACCGCCGTCGCCTTCGAGAGCCAAGAGCTGACCTACGCAGAACTCAACACCCGCGCCAACCAGCTCGCACGCCTCCTCATCCAACAGGGCGCCGGCCCAGAGCAGTTGGTGGCGGTCGCGCTGCCGCGCTCACTGAACTTGATCGTGGCACTACTCGCGGTGCTCAAGTCCGGCGCGGCCTATGTGCCCATCGACCCGGGCCATCCGGCCGACCGCATTGCCTACGTGCTGCAGGACGCCAACCCGGCCGCAGTACTGACCACGGCAGAGACGGTCGCTGCGCTCCCCGGCCAGGAACAACACGGCCAAGGCCAGGACGTGCCGCGCATCCTGCTGGACCAGACCTCCCTGGGCCACCTGGCCGGCACCGACCTGACCGACGGCGAACGGACAGCTCCCCTGACGGCGGACACCCCGGCGTACGTCATCTACACCTCCGGCTCCACCGGACGCCCCAAGGGCGTCGTCGTACCCCACCGGGCACTGACCAACTTCCTGACCTCCATGCAGGAACGCTTCCAACTCGACGAAAACGACCGCCTCCTGGCCGTCACCACCGTCGCCTTCGACATCGCCGCACTAGAGCTCTACCTCCCCCTCCTGACCGGCGCCCGCACCATCCTCGCCTCCCACAAAGCAGTACAGGACCCGCAGGCCCTGCGCGCCCTCGCCCACGCCACCGGAGCCACCACCCTCCAAGCCACCCCCAGCCTCTGGCACGCCCTCACCACCGACACCAGCCACTCCCTCACCGGCATCCGCGCCCTCGTCGGCGGCGAAGCACTCCCCACCGACCTCGCCCGCACACTGACGGCCCGCACCGCCTCGGTCACCAACCTCTACGGCCCGACCGAAACCACCATCTGGTCCACCGCCCACCCCCTCCACATCGCACCCGACACCTCGCCAGCCATCGGCCGACCGATCGCCAACACGCAGGTCTACGTCCTCGACGCAGCCCTCCGGCCGGTCCCGGCAGGCGTCGCCGGCGAGCTGTACATCGCGGGCAATGGCCTTGCCCGGGGCTACCTCAACCGCCGCTCTCTCACCGCCGAGCGGTTCGTCGCCGACCCGTACGGCGAACCCGGCGCACGCATGTACCGGACGGGAGACTTGGCGCGCTGGCGCGCCGACGGCACCCTCGAATACCTCGCCCGCGCCGACGACCAGGTCAAGCTCCGCGGCTTCCGCATCGAACTCGGCGAGATCGAGTCGGTCCTCACCGAGCACCCCGACGTCGCGCAGGCCACGGTCATCGTCCGCGAGGACCGCCCCGGCGACCAGCGCCTGACCGCGTACGTCGTCGGTACGGGCACGGGGACGCCGGGTGCGGGGACGCCGGACACAGCTGCGCTCCGCGCCCACCTCCAGCAGCACGTACCGGACTACATGATCCCGGCCGCCTTCATCACCCTCAACGCCCTCCCCCTCACCCCGAACGGCAAACTGGACCGCAAGGCCCTCCCCGCCCCGGACCTCACCACAGACAGCACCGGCCGCGGCCCGCGCACACCACAGGAGCAGACCCTCTGCGCGGTGTTCGCCGAGATCCTCGGCCTCCCCCAAGTCACCATCGACGACGACTTCTTCGAACTCGGTGGTCACTCCCTGCTGGCGACCCGCCTCATCAGCCGCATCCGTACCGCCCTGGGGGTGGAGCTGAGCATCCGGACGCTCTTCGAGGCCCCCACCGTGGCCGGGCTGGCCGAGCGGCTGGGGGTGGACAAGCCGGACGACGCGTTTGAGGTTCTGCTGCCGCTCAGGTCGTCGGGCACGGCGACGCCGCTGTTCTGCGTCCACCCGTTGGGCTCGCTCAGCTGGTGCTACGCCGGACTCACGTCGCACATCGGCCCGGAGCACCCGGTTTACGGCCTGCAGGCCAAGGGGCTGCTGCGCCCCGGCGGCCTGCCCAGGAGCCCGGAGGCCATGGCCGCCGAGTATCTGGCTCACCTCCGCACTGTGCAGCCCATGGGCCCGTACCAGCTGCTGGGCTGGTCGTTCGGGGGCAACATCGCCTACGAGATGGCGGTGCAGCTTGAGGAGCAGGGCGAGGAGGTCTCACTCCTGGCGGTCCTCGACGCGCCCATCGACGTCGCCGAACCGCTCTCCGAGTCGTTCGTGGAACGGCAAGTGCTCGAAACGCTGCTGGATAGCCTCGGGCACAATCCCGAGGAGTCCGAAATCGAGTCGCTCGACCGCACGAACGTCATCGCCTACCTGCGCGGCGTGTACCCCGACTGGGGCGAGAAGGAAGAGGTCAGGGTCAACTCCTTCGTGGATTCTGCCCTTCACAGCGGAAGGCTGCTGAGGCAGTTCACGCCTCGTGCGTATGCGGGGAACATGCTGTTCTTCAACGCGGAGCCGGCCGAGCCCGGAATGCCGGTTTCGGCGGCGCCTTGGCGCAAGCACGTCAGCGGTGAGATCACCGAGATTTCCGTCGGCTGTGCGCACGCGGACATGATGCGGGCCAATCCGCTCGCTTATATCGGAAAGGTCGTGGCGAACGCCATG